Proteins from a genomic interval of Lolium perenne isolate Kyuss_39 chromosome 1, Kyuss_2.0, whole genome shotgun sequence:
- the LOC127318785 gene encoding uncharacterized protein: MAPERPPSMGRQKIEIRPIESEEARQVCFSKRRRGLFNKVSELAIMCGVEAAALVFSPGGRVFSFGDPSADAVIDRFMSSSSSEELAEAAADDGAGEPHHLALAPELDREHGELRAKLAASMARMEVAKESFAKARAEGSQAAAWLDLVCQMGEEDLVAFEAALSKAHAHVSLLFGRPMHRGGGEFEIGGTSASGGMEMTQQQQQQRMMMLDMPPPTEFDAGKETMQQQQTMMMAMPPIMGFAQTEMMQKQKMMMSAMQPTMGLVGTEVMPQQQPQKQHMMELPPLPPSIGTGFNARPEMMQQQQHKMMMAMPPTMGFPGTEIMPQQQQQMTELPPLPPQLGFDAGTEIMTQQHQQMTELPPLPPQLGFDAGTEMMQQEQMMMAMPPLLGFSTGMETVHQGFWPHGFPQ; this comes from the coding sequence ATGGCGCCGGAGCGGCCGCCGAGCATGGGGCGGCAGAAGATCGAGATCCGGCCcatcgagagcgaggaggcgcggCAGGTGTGCTTCTCCAAGCGCCGCAGAGGGCTCTTCAACAAGGTGAGCGAGCTGGCCATCATGTGCGGTGTCGAGGCGGCCGCCCTCGTCTTCTCCCCGGGCGGCAGGGTCTTCTCCTTCGGCGACCCCtccgccgacgccgtcatcgacCGCTTCATGTCCTCCAGCTCCTCGGAGGagctggccgaggcggcggcggACGACGGAGCCGGCGAGCCGCACCACCTAGCGCTGGCGCCGGAGCTGGACCGGGAGCACGGCGAGCTGCGCGCGAAGCTGGCAGCGAGCATGGCGCGGATGGAGGTCGCGAAAGAGTCCTTCGCGAAGGCGCGCGCCGAGGGGAGCCAGGCGGCGGCGTGGCTCGACCTGGTGTGCCAGATGGGGGAGGAGGACCTGGTGGCCTTCGAGGCCGCCCTCTCGAAGGCGCACGCCCATGTGTCGCTGCTCTTTGGCCGTCCGATGCATCGCGGCGGCGGCGAGTTTGAGATTGGTGGCACCAGCGCAAGCGGCGGGATGGAGATgacgcagcagcagcaacagcagagGATGATGATGCTGGATATGCCGCCGCCTACGGAGTTTGACGCCGGAAAGGAGACGATGCAGCAGCAGCAgacgatgatgatggcgatgccgCCGATCATGGGGTTCGCCCAAACGGAGATGATGCAGAAGCAGAAGATGATGATGTCGGCGATGCAGCCGACCATGGGGCTCGTCGGAACGGAGGTTATGCCGCAGCAGCAGCCGCAGAAGCAGCACATGATGGAGCTGCCGCCGCTTCCACCGTCGATTGGGACGGGGTTTAACGCCAGACCGGagatgatgcagcagcagcagcacaagaTGATGATGGCTATGCCGCCGACCATGGGGTTCCCCGGAACGGAGATTatgccgcagcagcagcagcagatgaCGGAGCTGCCACCGCTTCCGCCGCAGCTGGGGTTTGAcgccggaacagagattatgaCGCAGCAGCACCAGCAGATGACGGAGCTGCCACCGCTTCCGCCGCAGCTGGGGTTTGACGCCGGAACGGAGATGATGCAGCAGGAacagatgatgatggcgatgccgCCGCTGCTGGGGTTCTCCACCGGAATGGAGACGGTGCATCAGGGGTTTTGGCCGCACGGCTTCCCCCAGTGA
- the LOC127318792 gene encoding uncharacterized protein, whose protein sequence is MAALRYPARRLALPLPLTAGMSSTFAKEQRRFLPRLVHTSGITAEQKKDVAIRLVQIDAKKEELYSLVSDLQRNYKIPGKIGQENTQLAHHLAVLVKPKPSDPYWRLHSRAYRIMDCMQLMGLCCLGPMVMIGLSSCMKEAYEEVEGDNRGETSKSSEVCLT, encoded by the exons ATGGCGGCGCTTCGATACCCGGCGAGGAGGCTCGCGCTCCCGCTACCTCTGACGGCCGGCATGTCATCAACTTTTGCGAAGGAGCAACGACGATTTTTGCCTCGCCTCGTCCACACGAGT GGCATCACTGCTGAGCAGAAAAAAGACGTTGCAATTCGCTTAGTGCAAATTGACGCAAAGAAAGAGGAGCTGTACAGTCTTGTTTCTGACCTTCAAAGGAACTACAAGATTCCTGGCAAGATAGGCCAAGAAAATACTCAGCTGGCACATCATCTTGCTGTACTAGTCAAGCCTAAACCCAGTGACCCCTACTG GCGCTTGCATTCAAGAGCATACAGAATTATGGATTGTATGCAGTTGATGGGGCTCTGTTGTTTAGGCCCTATGGTTATGATTGGTTTGTCGTCATGCATGAAAGAGGCATATGAAGAAGTGGAAGGTGATAACCGTGGAGAAACTAGCAAAAGCAGTGAAGTCTGTCTTACCTGA